Proteins encoded by one window of Prosthecobacter vanneervenii:
- a CDS encoding alpha/beta fold hydrolase, giving the protein MKSCLSLICLLVVTAAAWADEFTSGDVKIFYTVQGSGKPVVLIHGLHSSGAMNWTMPGITAALAQTHRVIVVDCRGHGKSDKPQTEDAYGAAMAEDVVALLDHLDIRRAHIVGYSMGGMIALKTAVLHPERVQGLLLCGMGWLPDGSALQGFWEHIPVRKRLLGGSSGSACMKGMARLAVTEAEVKALQMPTAVIVGDHDPVDRLYVAPLTQIRPGWPVTKIAGAGHLTGVVKPDFRDAVVKAIASFEN; this is encoded by the coding sequence ATGAAATCCTGCCTCAGTTTGATTTGCCTGCTGGTTGTGACTGCTGCCGCATGGGCTGACGAGTTCACCTCTGGTGACGTCAAAATTTTCTACACCGTCCAGGGCAGCGGGAAACCGGTGGTGCTGATCCACGGTCTGCATTCCAGCGGCGCGATGAACTGGACGATGCCAGGCATCACGGCAGCTCTGGCGCAGACGCATCGGGTTATTGTCGTGGACTGCCGAGGCCACGGGAAATCGGATAAGCCTCAAACCGAAGATGCCTATGGTGCCGCCATGGCTGAGGACGTCGTCGCACTTCTTGACCATCTCGACATCCGCAGAGCTCACATCGTTGGTTATTCCATGGGCGGTATGATCGCACTGAAAACGGCGGTGCTTCACCCAGAGCGTGTGCAGGGGCTGCTGCTGTGCGGCATGGGCTGGCTGCCGGATGGCAGCGCTTTGCAGGGATTTTGGGAGCACATTCCAGTGCGCAAACGACTGCTCGGCGGCAGCAGCGGCTCTGCCTGCATGAAGGGCATGGCCAGGCTCGCTGTCACTGAGGCGGAGGTCAAAGCCCTGCAAATGCCCACCGCCGTCATCGTGGGCGACCACGATCCTGTGGATCGGCTGTATGTGGCGCCGCTCACTCAAATCCGGCCCGGTTGGCCGGTCACCAAGATCGCAGGCGCAGGCCACCTCACCGGTGTGGTGAAACCTGATTTCCGCGATGCCGTGGTGAAAGCGATTGCCAGTTTTGAAAACTAA
- a CDS encoding sulfatase family protein: MNLFLKRHISALMLIAASGLQAQTQVGGKARPNILFIMTDQHRWDCIGANGNKIIKTPNLDRLASRGANFTHAFVSSPVCVPSRISFFTGRYAHSHKNRVNYTPLDRNEVLMQARFKEAGYSTAAVGKLHYYPPNKEEALRTGFDYAELHDGSSITDLWSDYVRWLHEALPSRKMYYRATAKDIEPGKNPFRSTLEVQYTDTAWTGERSRAVLKELLKDERPFFYYVSFWKPHSPYEVAAPYDSMYDGVEIPIPETVSIETVKNLPLPVQKLALRNGEPKLNRERLEWAYRSYYGTISHVDYEIGLLLNVLESSGKTGNTLIVFSSDHGDQLFEHAITDKNCFFDPSVRVPFMISLPGRIKNAQHDQLIETVDLLPTLLEFTGIPEPREVQGRSLAPLIADMGRNYEPHAEVFSENIIPEVITGGKTEMPFEKGQGVGGIRHPDAKMVRTERWKYCYYPEGYAELFDIKADPLETTNLAGKPDMREVEFDLRTRLLNWLINSQETDQIQNRWMLREKK; encoded by the coding sequence ATGAACCTGTTTTTAAAACGCCACATTTCGGCCTTGATGCTCATTGCAGCTTCAGGGCTGCAGGCTCAGACTCAGGTCGGTGGCAAGGCCCGACCGAACATTCTTTTCATCATGACGGACCAGCACCGCTGGGACTGCATCGGGGCAAACGGCAACAAGATCATCAAGACGCCAAATCTGGACCGACTGGCGTCACGAGGGGCCAATTTCACGCATGCCTTTGTTTCATCGCCCGTGTGCGTGCCCTCACGCATCAGCTTTTTCACGGGGCGCTATGCGCACTCGCATAAGAACCGCGTAAACTACACACCGCTGGACCGAAACGAAGTGCTGATGCAGGCACGGTTCAAGGAGGCGGGCTACAGTACCGCAGCCGTGGGCAAGCTGCACTACTACCCGCCCAACAAGGAGGAGGCGCTGCGCACCGGGTTTGACTACGCAGAGTTGCATGACGGCTCGTCCATCACGGACCTGTGGTCAGACTATGTCCGGTGGCTGCACGAAGCCCTGCCCAGTAGAAAGATGTATTACCGTGCCACAGCCAAGGACATCGAGCCGGGGAAAAACCCATTTCGCTCCACTCTTGAAGTGCAGTACACCGACACCGCGTGGACTGGCGAACGGTCCCGCGCGGTGCTGAAGGAGCTGTTAAAAGATGAGCGGCCGTTCTTTTATTATGTTTCGTTCTGGAAACCGCACTCGCCCTATGAAGTTGCGGCACCGTATGACTCGATGTATGACGGCGTGGAGATCCCGATTCCCGAAACGGTGAGCATCGAGACCGTGAAGAACTTGCCTCTGCCGGTGCAAAAGCTGGCGCTGCGCAATGGCGAGCCAAAGCTGAACCGCGAACGTCTGGAGTGGGCCTACCGCAGTTATTATGGCACCATCAGCCATGTGGACTACGAAATCGGTCTGCTGCTGAATGTGCTGGAATCCTCAGGCAAAACCGGGAACACGCTCATTGTTTTCAGCTCCGATCATGGCGATCAGCTTTTTGAACATGCCATCACGGACAAGAACTGCTTCTTTGATCCTTCGGTGCGAGTGCCGTTTATGATCAGCCTGCCTGGGCGTATCAAGAACGCCCAGCATGACCAGCTTATCGAAACCGTGGATCTGCTGCCAACGCTGCTGGAATTTACCGGCATTCCAGAGCCGCGTGAGGTACAGGGGCGCAGCTTGGCACCACTGATTGCAGACATGGGCAGGAATTACGAGCCGCATGCGGAAGTGTTCAGTGAAAACATCATTCCTGAGGTCATCACCGGAGGGAAAACGGAGATGCCGTTTGAAAAAGGCCAGGGCGTGGGCGGCATCCGCCATCCTGATGCGAAGATGGTACGCACGGAGCGCTGGAAATACTGCTACTACCCGGAGGGTTATGCCGAGCTGTTCGACATCAAGGCCGATCCGCTGGAGACCACGAATCTGGCCGGGAAGCCAGACATGCGGGAGGTGGAATTTGATCTGCGCACGCGACTGCTGAACTGGCTGATCAACAGCCAGGAGACGGACCAGATCCAGAACCGCTGGATGCTGCGGGAAAAAAAGTGA